A window from Pseudomonas sp. Tri1 encodes these proteins:
- a CDS encoding glycosyltransferase family 2 protein — protein sequence MELLAVDERDTSSLQGKCDVIIVNYNAGELLVACVGSAFAAGACSVIVVDNNSHDGSLLLLERIHAAGDSLQIVHNTTNLGFAVACNQGARLSTAANLFFLNPDSVLAVDAIDRLLLALRSSPEIGMVGGFLCNPDGSEQAGGRRVFPTPRRAFMRAFGLSRLSALFPSLFSDFLLHKEPLPSAPIVVEAISGACMLVKREAIESVGLWDENYFLHCEDLDWCMRFHRSGWSVLFVPDAQVMHVFGACSRHRPYFVEWHKHLGILRFYRKFFRRKYPAALWVSVVIAVWFRFSLMVLRHATTRLKNAWNLR from the coding sequence GTGGAACTGCTCGCTGTTGATGAACGGGACACATCATCTCTACAGGGCAAGTGTGATGTGATCATCGTCAACTACAATGCTGGTGAACTTTTGGTAGCGTGTGTCGGGTCGGCATTTGCCGCCGGCGCTTGCAGCGTGATCGTGGTGGATAACAACTCCCACGACGGTAGTTTGTTACTGCTGGAGCGAATCCACGCTGCCGGCGACTCGCTTCAAATCGTACACAACACCACCAACCTCGGCTTCGCCGTGGCGTGCAACCAAGGTGCCCGCCTGTCAACGGCCGCCAATTTATTTTTCTTGAACCCGGACAGCGTGCTGGCCGTCGATGCCATAGACCGCTTGCTGCTGGCGCTACGCAGTTCGCCAGAGATCGGCATGGTCGGAGGGTTCCTGTGCAATCCGGACGGTAGCGAGCAAGCCGGTGGACGCCGGGTGTTTCCGACGCCCAGACGCGCCTTCATGCGGGCTTTCGGACTTTCGCGGCTCTCAGCACTTTTCCCATCGCTGTTTTCCGACTTTTTACTGCACAAGGAACCGCTACCCAGCGCCCCCATTGTCGTTGAAGCCATCTCCGGGGCTTGCATGCTGGTCAAGCGCGAAGCGATCGAGAGCGTCGGGTTGTGGGACGAAAACTATTTCCTCCATTGCGAGGACCTGGACTGGTGCATGCGCTTCCATCGCAGCGGCTGGAGCGTCCTGTTCGTGCCGGATGCCCAGGTGATGCATGTATTCGGTGCTTGCAGTCGTCATCGTCCCTATTTCGTCGAATGGCACAAACACCTGGGGATCCTGCGTTTCTATCGCAAGTTTTTCCGCCGTAAATACCCTGCGGCCCTATGGGTCAGCGTGGTTATCGCGGTCTGGTTTCGATTCAGTCTGATGGTCCTTCGCCACGCAACTACCCGGCTTAAAAATGCATGGAACCTACGATAA
- a CDS encoding NAD-dependent epimerase/dehydratase family protein: MGGSSLLGEHALPLLAQIGHSTSAFTRGLPKESRPGVTWRNADNWNGLTLDTFLSFAPIWVLPDYLERLASTHVKRIVALSSTSRFAKQASPDAREREVAQRLIRAEEQLEKWAIERQIEWVILRPTMIYGFGRDKNISQIARFIQRFGFFPLIGGGTGLRQPVHANDVIQACLSAISAPGLPSGSYNLSGGEVLPYHTMVRRIFQAMGCPERTLPLPAKALSRVVSIMRCLPRYRHLSSALVARMNQDLIFDHSDASDRLGFAPRTFYLMGEDLPGR, encoded by the coding sequence ATGGGCGGTTCCAGCCTCCTCGGCGAGCACGCCCTGCCATTGCTGGCACAAATCGGCCACTCGACAAGCGCCTTCACTCGAGGTCTCCCCAAGGAGTCCCGCCCTGGTGTGACATGGCGAAACGCTGACAACTGGAACGGACTAACGCTGGACACCTTCCTGTCATTTGCCCCCATCTGGGTGTTACCCGACTATCTGGAGCGCCTTGCCAGCACCCACGTCAAACGCATTGTCGCGCTGTCCTCCACAAGCCGTTTTGCCAAGCAAGCATCGCCCGACGCTCGGGAAAGGGAGGTGGCGCAACGCTTGATACGCGCAGAAGAACAGCTCGAGAAGTGGGCTATCGAACGGCAAATCGAATGGGTGATCCTGCGACCGACCATGATCTATGGCTTTGGCCGCGACAAGAACATCTCGCAAATTGCCCGTTTCATTCAACGCTTTGGTTTTTTCCCGCTCATCGGCGGCGGAACCGGACTGCGCCAGCCGGTGCATGCTAATGACGTGATCCAGGCGTGCCTGTCCGCCATCAGCGCGCCTGGCCTGCCCAGCGGCAGCTACAACCTCTCAGGGGGGGAAGTGTTGCCTTATCACACAATGGTAAGGCGAATATTCCAGGCCATGGGATGCCCTGAACGAACACTACCCCTCCCCGCCAAGGCATTAAGTCGGGTCGTTTCGATCATGCGCTGCCTGCCTCGCTATCGACATCTTTCGAGCGCGCTGGTGGCACGCATGAACCAGGATCTGATATTCGACCATTCCGACGCCAGTGACCGGCTTGGCTTTGCGCCCAGGACGTTTTACCTGATGGGCGAAGACTTGCCTGGGCGCTGA
- a CDS encoding glycosyltransferase: MLKLDSTLIDRDAALAQRDAAINERDIALAKVDFLQNTRSWRFTRPLRSLFRWMRYGFSATQELPEMAAAVVYPAAPEPLPNLDVEPDFSAKRHLDILCFANIDWAARFQRPQQLMSQFASNGYRVFYIVPSSVPEQGQLYRLTSVAPNIFEVALQRDAQEAYYKKIVTPENHQALLLAMAALVADMQIRTALSVVHIAYWSPVALSLRAMHGWCIHYDCMDDWDGFPNIGEQLLSEEQTLVAQADLVTVSAALLHQKWCAHNPRCVLVRNAVDFAFFRQHCFTNDVLSGLVGPVIGFYGALAQWLDYPLLAALADRRPEWNFILVGDIFVDDLAGLEHKPNVQLLGKKPYSQMPLYLDHFDVCLIPFRLYNVTHAVDPVKFYEYISSGKPVISTPLTEMSIYKDLLYFATGVDEFIEQIERALAERDLALYKRRVELARANDWKDRFNSMQLAIVGLYEKVSIVLVTYNNLNLTVQCVNSILRNTTWPNYQLIVVDNGSDDGTGDYLERLRQEMPTAKIILNPDNRGFAAANNQGLREADGDILVLLNNDTVVPEGWLDPLVRHLRDPSIGLVGPVTNAVGNEAKIEVSYTDIQQMQDFADRYIEAHKGRSFDISMLAMFCVAFRRGILEEVGYLDEAFGIGMFEDDDYSRRVQAAGYRTVCAEDVFIHHYGQASFRKLIASGEYQPLWDKNQAYFESKWGTWQAHVHRDESGVETGEKD; the protein is encoded by the coding sequence GTGCTTAAGCTCGACAGCACCTTGATCGACCGCGATGCCGCCTTGGCCCAAAGAGATGCGGCCATCAATGAACGTGATATTGCCTTGGCAAAAGTCGACTTCCTGCAAAACACCCGTTCGTGGCGTTTCACCCGACCCTTGCGCTCGCTTTTCCGATGGATGCGTTATGGTTTTAGCGCAACGCAGGAGTTGCCCGAGATGGCCGCTGCAGTCGTCTATCCGGCAGCACCGGAGCCATTGCCGAACCTTGATGTGGAACCAGATTTCAGCGCGAAAAGACACCTGGATATTCTCTGCTTCGCCAACATTGATTGGGCTGCGCGATTCCAGCGACCGCAGCAGTTGATGAGCCAGTTTGCGAGCAATGGTTATCGAGTGTTTTATATCGTCCCCTCCAGTGTGCCGGAGCAGGGACAGCTCTATCGATTGACGTCGGTGGCGCCCAACATCTTTGAAGTGGCACTGCAACGGGATGCGCAAGAGGCGTATTACAAAAAGATAGTGACGCCTGAGAATCATCAGGCTTTGCTGCTCGCCATGGCTGCACTGGTCGCCGATATGCAGATAAGAACCGCCCTCTCGGTGGTGCATATTGCTTACTGGAGCCCGGTGGCTCTCAGCCTGCGAGCCATGCATGGCTGGTGCATTCACTATGACTGCATGGATGACTGGGATGGGTTCCCGAACATCGGTGAGCAGCTGCTGAGCGAGGAACAGACCCTGGTTGCCCAGGCGGATCTGGTGACCGTTTCCGCCGCGTTGCTTCATCAGAAGTGGTGCGCCCACAACCCGCGTTGCGTCTTGGTCCGAAACGCGGTGGACTTCGCTTTTTTTCGACAGCACTGTTTTACCAATGATGTGTTGAGTGGGCTTGTCGGCCCGGTGATTGGCTTTTACGGCGCCCTGGCACAATGGCTCGACTATCCATTACTGGCGGCGCTGGCGGACAGGCGGCCAGAGTGGAATTTCATCCTGGTAGGGGATATTTTCGTCGACGATCTGGCCGGCCTTGAGCACAAGCCCAATGTGCAGTTGTTGGGCAAGAAGCCTTACTCGCAAATGCCGCTCTACCTGGATCATTTCGATGTCTGCCTGATTCCCTTCAGACTCTACAACGTGACGCATGCGGTAGATCCGGTGAAGTTCTACGAGTACATCAGTTCAGGCAAACCGGTGATCTCCACTCCATTGACGGAGATGAGCATTTATAAAGACCTGCTGTACTTCGCAACCGGGGTCGATGAGTTCATCGAGCAGATCGAGCGTGCCTTGGCCGAGCGCGACCTGGCCCTGTACAAACGACGCGTAGAACTCGCCCGGGCCAATGATTGGAAAGACCGATTCAATAGCATGCAACTGGCTATCGTCGGGTTGTACGAAAAAGTCTCCATCGTGCTTGTGACGTACAACAACCTCAATCTGACCGTTCAATGTGTAAACAGCATTCTACGTAATACCACCTGGCCCAATTACCAGCTCATTGTCGTCGATAACGGCTCGGATGATGGTACGGGCGACTATCTTGAGCGCCTGCGCCAAGAGATGCCCACCGCGAAGATCATCCTCAACCCGGACAACCGGGGCTTCGCTGCGGCCAATAACCAGGGTTTGCGAGAAGCCGACGGCGACATCCTGGTGTTGCTCAATAACGACACTGTCGTGCCTGAAGGCTGGCTGGATCCGCTGGTCAGGCATTTGAGAGACCCAAGTATCGGCTTGGTTGGACCGGTCACGAATGCAGTAGGAAACGAAGCGAAAATAGAAGTTTCCTACACCGACATTCAACAGATGCAAGATTTCGCAGACCGCTACATCGAAGCCCACAAGGGACGGTCGTTCGATATCTCGATGCTCGCCATGTTTTGTGTCGCCTTTCGTCGTGGCATTCTCGAAGAAGTGGGGTATCTGGATGAAGCATTCGGTATCGGGATGTTCGAAGACGACGACTACAGCCGTCGTGTGCAGGCGGCCGGCTACCGGACTGTCTGTGCCGAGGATGTGTTTATCCATCATTACGGGCAGGCATCTTTCAGGAAGCTGATTGCCAGTGGTGAGTATCAGCCCCTCTGGGACAAGAACCAGGCGTACTTCGAAAGCAAATGGGGGACTTGGCAAGCCCACGTTCATCGCGACGAGTCTGGCGTGGAGACGGGCGAGAAAGACTAA
- a CDS encoding 2OG-Fe(II) oxygenase: MLDLSRLTPAALKAHPFSWAEIGSLYSVEDAAALAASFPHDHFKTVSGYGGEKNYDYEARALVGMGTNTIAFPEELSEAWLRLAQDLGSVGYREAMSELTGIDLRTVPMEVNVFHYGPGASLGAHPDLPDKLVTHILYFNESWDRNDGGCLNILHRNDPTAVAAEIEPLVGNSAILVRSDNSWHAVTPVVSGCRSSRRSLTATFYRPGSLSSMWPPGDSTPLHGYPRA, encoded by the coding sequence ATGCTAGATCTCTCTCGTCTCACGCCAGCGGCTCTAAAGGCTCACCCGTTCTCATGGGCTGAAATCGGCAGCCTGTATTCGGTCGAGGACGCCGCCGCGTTGGCGGCCTCCTTTCCTCATGATCACTTCAAGACGGTGAGTGGTTATGGCGGTGAGAAAAACTATGACTATGAAGCCCGCGCCCTGGTGGGCATGGGCACCAACACCATCGCTTTCCCCGAAGAACTGAGCGAGGCGTGGTTGAGGCTGGCGCAGGACCTTGGCTCGGTCGGCTATCGAGAAGCCATGTCGGAGCTGACCGGGATAGACCTGCGCACCGTGCCGATGGAGGTCAACGTCTTTCATTACGGTCCTGGCGCCAGCTTGGGGGCCCATCCGGACCTACCCGATAAACTGGTTACTCATATCCTGTATTTCAATGAGTCCTGGGACCGCAACGACGGCGGGTGCCTGAACATCCTGCACCGCAACGACCCCACTGCCGTGGCGGCCGAGATCGAACCCCTGGTGGGCAACTCGGCGATTCTGGTGCGCTCGGATAACTCCTGGCATGCCGTCACGCCCGTGGTGAGCGGCTGCCGTTCTTCCCGCCGCAGCCTGACAGCAACGTTCTATCGACCGGGCTCCCTGAGTTCCATGTGGCCGCCGGGCGACAGCACTCCTCTGCATGGGTACCCACGTGCTTAA
- a CDS encoding polysaccharide pyruvyl transferase family protein, with protein sequence MVDLGLQRVDPRPVESLPKACGTPGERVLTEHLDERAWQVAIFGTFDVENYGDLLFPIIAEAELARRLGSVYLHRFSYHAKKRPEWPYAVTSLTELPQVVASLDGVLIGGGFLIRFDKVVAHGYGPTTANIHHPTGYWLTPALIAQQHAVPVMWNAPGMHCNSIPDWARPLLTMALEQSQYVRVRDALSRDTLGALTQQAEIQVLPDTAFGLPRLIDEQQPSTEFIRLRERAGLTGPYIVIHAIHVVESFVKLFEDHAETFQGYQFLVVPIGPVLGDDPSVIAARLPRAITLSFWPEPLLMAEILSQAQAVIGHSYHLAITALAFGVPVFCSADLTAGKYTALAGFDSLHALPEVATIDPQWFIERMGKTRPSPAARAAADQLVEHWDRVAAIIRAGKTSSPPVLGGFLQHLPNLLEAAAEDRDPLPAESAVSPVVSEPELIEPVQDPAVQALAQQQRIVQLSQQLALSDARMLELQNSNSFRMTAPLRSIARGIRNLTANKNRQC encoded by the coding sequence ATGGTTGACCTGGGGTTGCAGAGGGTCGACCCTCGTCCCGTCGAGTCGCTTCCCAAGGCCTGCGGCACTCCAGGAGAGAGGGTTTTGACGGAACACCTGGATGAGCGCGCCTGGCAGGTCGCTATATTCGGCACCTTCGACGTAGAAAACTACGGCGATCTACTGTTTCCAATCATTGCCGAGGCGGAGTTGGCCCGGCGCTTGGGTTCAGTCTACCTGCATCGGTTTTCCTATCACGCTAAAAAACGACCTGAATGGCCCTATGCGGTGACCTCGCTGACAGAGCTGCCTCAGGTGGTGGCCAGCCTGGATGGCGTTTTGATCGGTGGTGGCTTCCTGATCCGATTCGATAAAGTCGTTGCCCATGGCTATGGGCCGACAACCGCCAATATCCATCACCCTACCGGTTATTGGCTGACGCCTGCGCTCATCGCGCAACAGCACGCGGTCCCGGTCATGTGGAATGCCCCCGGGATGCATTGCAACAGTATCCCCGACTGGGCCAGGCCGTTGTTGACGATGGCCCTTGAGCAAAGCCAGTACGTGCGGGTCCGTGATGCGCTGTCGCGCGATACCCTCGGTGCGCTCACTCAACAGGCCGAGATCCAAGTGCTGCCCGATACCGCGTTTGGCTTGCCCCGCCTGATCGATGAGCAGCAGCCCTCCACCGAGTTCATTCGATTGCGCGAGCGCGCCGGGCTGACCGGGCCCTACATCGTGATCCACGCCATTCACGTGGTGGAATCCTTTGTAAAACTGTTCGAAGACCACGCCGAGACGTTCCAGGGCTATCAGTTCCTGGTGGTGCCGATTGGCCCCGTCCTGGGGGACGATCCGTCGGTCATTGCGGCGCGCCTGCCCCGGGCCATTACCTTGTCATTCTGGCCAGAACCGCTGCTGATGGCGGAAATTCTCAGTCAGGCCCAAGCGGTGATCGGCCATAGCTACCACTTGGCAATAACCGCCTTGGCGTTTGGCGTCCCGGTGTTTTGCTCGGCGGATCTGACGGCGGGCAAATACACGGCACTGGCGGGGTTCGACTCACTCCACGCGTTGCCGGAAGTGGCGACGATCGATCCGCAATGGTTTATCGAGCGCATGGGCAAGACCCGCCCATCGCCCGCGGCTCGTGCGGCGGCGGATCAGTTGGTCGAGCACTGGGACCGGGTCGCTGCGATCATTCGCGCAGGTAAAACGTCGTCCCCGCCGGTGTTGGGGGGCTTTCTACAGCATCTGCCCAATCTGCTCGAAGCCGCAGCCGAGGACCGTGACCCATTGCCGGCTGAATCTGCGGTGAGCCCTGTCGTGTCGGAGCCTGAGCTCATCGAACCGGTGCAAGACCCGGCAGTACAAGCGCTTGCCCAGCAGCAACGGATCGTTCAGCTCAGTCAGCAACTGGCCCTCAGTGATGCCAGGATGCTTGAGTTGCAGAACTCCAATTCATTCCGAATGACCGCACCACTGCGCTCCATCGCCCGTGGTATCAGAAACCTGACAGCGAACAAGAACAGACAATGCTAG
- a CDS encoding ABC transporter permease has protein sequence MQSFNTSPAAMVKSVLINRILIYVLIRREVIGRYKGSMLGILWSFFTPAFMLVVYTFVFSVVFKARWSGGGESKSEFALVLFAGLLVFNLFSECVNRAPGLVLANTNYVKKIVFPLEALPLVSLGAALFHMAVSLLAWLVFYVVLFGTPPVTALLLPLVLLPLVLLTLGISWFLASISVYLRDIGQFIGIVITAMLFLSPIFYPLSTLPQSYQIALQANPLTLPVEMVRDVLFWGKAPKWEHLAAYSAISVLIACSGFAWFQRTRKGFADVI, from the coding sequence ATGCAGTCGTTCAACACGTCCCCTGCCGCCATGGTCAAGAGTGTCCTGATCAATCGAATATTGATCTACGTGTTGATCCGCAGAGAGGTCATCGGTCGCTACAAAGGCTCGATGCTCGGTATTCTATGGTCGTTCTTCACGCCGGCTTTCATGCTGGTGGTCTACACGTTCGTGTTCAGTGTCGTTTTCAAGGCCCGCTGGTCTGGCGGCGGTGAATCCAAGAGCGAATTCGCCCTGGTGCTGTTCGCTGGTCTGCTGGTGTTCAACCTGTTTTCCGAATGCGTGAACCGTGCGCCGGGCCTGGTGCTGGCCAACACCAACTACGTCAAGAAGATTGTGTTCCCACTGGAGGCCCTGCCCCTGGTTTCGCTCGGTGCAGCGCTGTTCCACATGGCTGTCAGCCTGCTGGCCTGGCTGGTCTTCTATGTCGTCCTGTTCGGCACCCCGCCGGTAACCGCTCTTCTGCTGCCACTGGTACTGCTCCCATTGGTGTTGCTGACGCTGGGCATCTCCTGGTTTCTCGCCTCGATAAGCGTCTACCTGCGCGATATTGGCCAGTTCATCGGCATTGTCATCACGGCGATGCTGTTTCTCTCACCGATTTTCTATCCACTCTCGACACTGCCCCAGAGCTATCAGATCGCCTTGCAGGCAAACCCGCTGACGCTGCCAGTGGAAATGGTTCGCGATGTACTGTTCTGGGGCAAGGCGCCGAAATGGGAGCACCTGGCGGCCTATTCGGCAATCTCAGTGCTGATTGCCTGCTCCGGGTTCGCCTGGTTCCAGAGGACACGCAAAGGCTTCGCCGACGTTATATGA
- a CDS encoding glycosyltransferase — translation MSLQEGEAGLLREQLRAAEKRLKETEALLQTKESEAVALSDRAVDLRAQLATKQAELLKLSDWSSAIERAPLRYSIRKQLYRLSRWVYAWLPLDAQRKSKLARRLRSWLKRRKATPGESAAPASFIPLQHLPPPVNLEIPSCPGQPMILMFGVIDWHFRIQRPQNLAKELARAGQTTFYISNNFIDDEASGFEVEPLEGSNRLFQIRFKVLGAPVIYHAPPSAAAIHQLCQGMAMLLQWANVGAVDCIVQHAYWFPLARRIPNATLVYDCMDHHEGFGNVAQELLDLEIALMRRADLLVATSNWIEQHGKRENRNVEVIRNACEFSFFSQRPDKVYHDPANRKIIGYYGVIAEWFDLDLVKQVAQSSPQHLILLIGSDTVQAKKHFKGCPNVILEGEVPYACLPYYLYAMDVCLLPFKVMPLTLATNPVKVYEYLSAGKPVVSVKLPELSQFGKLVWTVEEPTEFISTIADVLDAVPEPGSTLEARQSFARGQTWQHRAASLREAIATLPLPKVSVVVLTYNNLELTKACLDSLLTQGQYPNLEIIVVDNHSSDQTPAYLTAWADGHPDRIVILNPDNKGFAAGNNLGLAAASGDYLVVLNNDTVVTAGWIKGLIRHLQDNKEIGIIGPITNNIGNEAKVSTRYDRIEDMPAEAAQLTRARMGEWFEINTLAFFCVMFPRSTYEQVGGLCEEYGLGLFEDDDYCRRVQRRGMRAACAEDVFVHHHLSASFNTLGAEKKQALFEKNRAIYESKWGAWVPHTYRDI, via the coding sequence GTGTCACTTCAAGAAGGTGAGGCCGGGCTGCTGCGCGAGCAACTGCGGGCGGCTGAAAAGCGCCTCAAAGAGACAGAGGCATTACTCCAGACAAAAGAAAGCGAGGCCGTGGCGTTGTCCGATCGGGCGGTGGACTTGCGCGCCCAACTGGCAACGAAGCAAGCTGAGCTGCTCAAGCTTTCTGACTGGAGCAGCGCCATCGAACGCGCACCGCTGCGTTATTCGATACGCAAGCAGCTGTATCGGTTATCGCGCTGGGTCTACGCTTGGCTGCCACTCGACGCACAGCGGAAAAGCAAACTGGCGCGCCGACTTCGAAGCTGGTTGAAGCGCCGCAAGGCAACACCAGGCGAATCTGCAGCGCCAGCAAGTTTCATCCCATTGCAACACCTGCCACCGCCCGTAAACCTTGAAATACCGTCTTGCCCCGGGCAGCCCATGATCCTGATGTTCGGCGTGATTGACTGGCACTTCCGCATCCAGCGCCCACAGAACCTGGCCAAAGAGTTGGCCCGGGCAGGACAAACGACATTCTATATCTCGAACAACTTTATCGACGATGAGGCCTCCGGCTTCGAAGTAGAACCCTTGGAAGGCTCCAATCGGCTGTTCCAGATCCGTTTCAAGGTGCTCGGCGCACCGGTCATTTATCACGCACCGCCGTCAGCCGCGGCGATCCACCAGTTATGCCAAGGTATGGCCATGCTCCTGCAATGGGCGAACGTCGGTGCCGTGGATTGCATTGTCCAGCACGCCTACTGGTTCCCGCTGGCAAGGCGCATCCCCAACGCCACGCTGGTCTATGACTGCATGGATCACCATGAAGGCTTCGGCAACGTTGCCCAGGAATTGCTCGACCTTGAAATCGCTCTGATGCGCAGGGCGGATCTGCTGGTGGCGACATCCAACTGGATCGAACAACACGGCAAGCGGGAAAACCGCAACGTAGAGGTGATTCGCAACGCCTGCGAGTTCAGCTTTTTCAGCCAACGCCCCGATAAGGTCTACCATGACCCCGCCAACAGAAAAATCATCGGTTACTACGGCGTCATTGCCGAATGGTTCGATCTGGATTTGGTCAAGCAAGTCGCCCAATCCTCCCCACAGCACCTGATACTGTTGATCGGCAGCGATACTGTCCAGGCAAAAAAACACTTCAAGGGCTGCCCGAATGTGATCCTGGAGGGCGAGGTCCCGTATGCTTGCCTGCCTTATTATCTCTATGCCATGGACGTTTGCCTGCTTCCGTTCAAGGTCATGCCGTTGACCCTCGCCACCAATCCGGTCAAGGTCTATGAATACCTGAGCGCGGGAAAACCGGTGGTGTCGGTGAAACTGCCGGAGTTGAGCCAGTTCGGCAAACTGGTCTGGACGGTTGAAGAGCCGACTGAGTTCATCTCGACCATAGCCGATGTCCTGGACGCAGTGCCAGAACCCGGCTCCACGCTGGAGGCGCGTCAATCGTTTGCCCGGGGCCAGACCTGGCAGCATCGGGCCGCCAGCTTGCGCGAGGCCATCGCGACCTTGCCCCTACCTAAAGTCAGTGTCGTGGTGTTGACCTATAACAACCTCGAACTGACCAAGGCCTGCCTCGACAGCCTCTTGACCCAGGGTCAATACCCGAACCTTGAAATCATCGTCGTCGATAACCACTCCAGCGACCAAACCCCAGCCTACCTCACCGCCTGGGCCGACGGACATCCAGACCGGATCGTCATCCTCAACCCGGACAACAAAGGATTCGCCGCCGGCAACAACCTGGGCCTCGCGGCAGCCAGCGGCGACTATCTGGTTGTCCTGAACAACGACACGGTCGTCACCGCCGGCTGGATCAAAGGCTTGATCCGTCATCTGCAGGACAACAAGGAAATCGGCATCATCGGCCCGATCACCAATAACATCGGCAATGAGGCCAAAGTCAGCACCCGCTATGACCGCATAGAAGACATGCCCGCCGAAGCCGCGCAACTGACCCGCGCTCGCATGGGTGAGTGGTTCGAAATCAACACCCTGGCCTTTTTCTGCGTGATGTTCCCACGCTCGACCTACGAGCAAGTCGGTGGTCTGTGCGAAGAATATGGCCTGGGGCTTTTCGAGGATGACGATTACTGCCGTCGCGTGCAGCGTCGTGGCATGCGCGCTGCCTGCGCCGAAGACGTCTTCGTTCATCACCACCTGTCGGCCTCGTTCAACACTTTGGGTGCCGAAAAAAAACAGGCACTTTTCGAAAAGAACCGGGCGATCTACGAGAGCAAGTGGGGGGCCTGGGTCCCGCACACGTACCGAGACATATAA